The proteins below are encoded in one region of Ereboglobus luteus:
- a CDS encoding alpha-amylase family glycosyl hydrolase — protein sequence MAKGCRLLPNIPPSFNDSNGDGIGDIPGITQKLDYIKSIGCNAIWLSPVFDSPFNDGGYDVADYKKVAPRYGTNEDLVNLFAEAHKRGMRVILDLVAGHTSVEHAWFKDSSKPSPNGYADRYIWLEPIWRERPAELTTVTGYAERNGAYVANFFWCQPALNYGYADPDPKNPWEKPLDHPECVATREALRDTMRFWLDKGADGFRVDMAQSLIRGHDEKKRIAALQTFWQGIRQWIDLEYPEAILVSEWSFPTYAIDAGFHVDFMLHFETIAYNSLFRNHRKELISSLPRGNTYFERSASGDIRQFADIYIEHYKATRNRGYISVPTGNHDSPPRLGEDRTPEELKCALLFLMMLPGIPFIYYGDEIGMRYMAGLPSKEGGYERTGARTPMQWDDKQNAGFSTAPETALYLPVEASPGKRTVTAAENDPGSILNFVRALLKLRKDNPALGSKGDIDFIYTKTAGYPLVFERKLGDQRFWVAVNPSATERKADWTCDISTPTPLVPTQGALDVQNGRAQITLPAGGYGLWRVR from the coding sequence TTGGCTAAAGGATGCCGTCTTTTACCAAATATTCCCCCGAGCTTCAACGATTCCAACGGCGACGGAATCGGGGACATTCCCGGAATCACGCAAAAACTTGATTATATAAAAAGCATCGGATGCAACGCCATCTGGCTCAGTCCGGTTTTTGACTCCCCGTTCAACGACGGCGGCTACGACGTGGCGGATTATAAAAAAGTGGCCCCGCGCTACGGCACAAACGAGGACCTCGTAAACCTTTTCGCCGAGGCTCACAAACGGGGCATGCGGGTCATCCTCGATTTGGTCGCGGGGCACACATCGGTCGAGCACGCATGGTTCAAGGATTCATCCAAACCCAGCCCCAACGGTTATGCCGACCGCTATATCTGGCTGGAACCGATCTGGCGCGAACGCCCCGCCGAGCTCACCACCGTGACCGGCTACGCCGAGCGCAACGGCGCCTATGTGGCCAACTTCTTCTGGTGCCAGCCCGCGCTCAATTACGGCTATGCCGATCCCGATCCTAAAAACCCTTGGGAAAAACCGCTGGATCATCCGGAGTGTGTCGCCACGCGCGAGGCGCTTCGCGACACCATGCGCTTCTGGCTGGACAAGGGCGCCGACGGATTTCGCGTGGACATGGCCCAGTCGCTCATCCGCGGCCACGACGAGAAAAAACGCATCGCCGCGCTGCAAACGTTTTGGCAGGGCATAAGGCAATGGATCGACCTTGAATACCCCGAGGCCATCCTCGTGTCGGAATGGTCGTTTCCAACCTACGCCATCGACGCGGGATTCCATGTCGATTTCATGCTCCATTTCGAAACGATCGCGTATAACTCGCTTTTTCGAAACCACCGCAAGGAACTGATTTCAAGCCTGCCCCGCGGAAACACTTATTTCGAGCGAAGCGCCAGCGGCGACATCCGCCAGTTTGCCGACATATACATAGAGCACTACAAGGCGACCCGCAACCGCGGCTATATAAGCGTCCCGACTGGCAATCACGATTCGCCGCCCCGCCTAGGGGAGGACCGCACTCCGGAGGAACTAAAATGCGCGCTGCTCTTCCTGATGATGCTGCCCGGCATTCCGTTTATATACTACGGAGACGAAATAGGCATGCGTTACATGGCCGGCCTGCCCTCGAAGGAAGGCGGCTACGAGCGCACGGGGGCGCGCACGCCCATGCAATGGGATGACAAACAAAACGCCGGTTTCTCCACCGCGCCCGAAACCGCGCTATATCTTCCGGTCGAGGCGAGCCCCGGTAAGCGCACCGTGACGGCGGCGGAAAACGATCCCGGTTCCATCCTCAATTTTGTGCGCGCGCTTCTCAAATTGAGAAAGGACAACCCCGCGCTCGGTTCGAAAGGCGACATCGATTTTATATATACAAAAACCGCCGGCTACCCGCTTGTGTTTGAACGCAAACTTGGCGACCAGCGCTTCTGGGTGGCGGTCAATCCATCCGCCACGGAACGCAAGGCGGACTGGACTTGCGATATCTCGACACCGACGCCGCTTGTCCCAACGCAAGGCGCGCTGGATGTCCAAAACGGCCGCGCCCAAATCACGCTCCCCGCCGGAGGTTATGGTTTGTGGCGCGTAAGGTAG
- a CDS encoding substrate-binding domain-containing protein, with protein MSNTAKHPPTLKQIAEKVGLTAAAVSLALRGDPSIPRATCARVTKAAKELGYTPDPELGRLMSYLRKHREVRTVSALGLLSLHKEPSKWHENNFLRRLHESMVARAGELGFMTEDFFFNDPRITAARMRDILLARGIKGLVIVCGPSPVDSVNVDLSPFASVTIGYGVGLPLHRVCQHQYEEMFLLLEHLRALGYKRPGLVLETEIDRRTRHHYSSAFTISAGGGRRKAVPGLLRPAIGKTDFKKWARAHSPDVVIAQGSLAALGYADWLAELGKNTPRDIGVAALDVDTFSRHDCSGIVQDYEAVAAAAIELAASQVRCGEKGIPETPKVLMIKGRWRDGGTTRAQKTNA; from the coding sequence GTGAGCAACACCGCCAAACATCCGCCCACGCTAAAACAGATCGCCGAAAAAGTCGGCCTCACGGCGGCGGCGGTGTCGCTGGCATTGAGGGGCGACCCGAGCATTCCGCGCGCGACATGCGCGCGCGTCACCAAGGCGGCCAAGGAACTCGGCTACACGCCCGACCCCGAGCTGGGCCGGTTGATGTCCTATCTGCGCAAACACCGCGAAGTGCGCACCGTGTCGGCGCTGGGTTTGTTGAGCCTGCACAAGGAGCCCTCAAAATGGCATGAGAACAATTTCCTTCGCCGCTTGCATGAAAGCATGGTCGCGCGCGCCGGCGAACTCGGCTTCATGACCGAGGATTTCTTTTTCAACGACCCGCGAATCACCGCCGCGCGCATGCGCGACATCCTGCTGGCGCGGGGCATCAAGGGGCTTGTCATTGTTTGCGGACCGTCGCCGGTCGATTCCGTCAATGTCGATCTTTCGCCGTTCGCATCGGTCACGATCGGCTACGGCGTGGGCCTGCCGCTGCATCGCGTCTGCCAGCATCAATACGAGGAAATGTTTCTGCTGCTGGAGCACCTGCGCGCGCTCGGCTACAAACGCCCGGGGCTTGTCCTGGAAACGGAAATCGACCGCCGCACACGCCATCATTATTCGTCCGCGTTCACGATCTCGGCCGGCGGCGGACGCCGCAAAGCAGTCCCGGGTTTGCTCAGGCCCGCCATCGGCAAAACCGATTTCAAAAAATGGGCGCGCGCCCACTCGCCGGATGTGGTGATAGCCCAGGGCAGCCTCGCCGCGCTGGGTTATGCGGACTGGCTCGCCGAGCTCGGCAAAAACACTCCGCGCGACATCGGGGTCGCCGCGCTCGATGTGGACACATTTTCCAGGCACGATTGCTCGGGCATTGTGCAGGATTACGAAGCCGTGGCCGCGGCGGCGATCGAACTCGCGGCCTCGCAAGTGCGCTGCGGCGAAAAAGGCATTCCGGAAACGCCCAAGGTTCTCATGATAAAAGGCCGCTGGCGCGACGGAGGCACGACACGCGCGCAAAAAACAAACGCCTGA
- a CDS encoding substrate-binding domain-containing protein encodes MSNTPRPPTLKQIGQKVGLTSAAVSLAMRGDPSIPADTRERVLKAATDLGYTPDPELGRLMSYLRKHREARVSTGLGLISLYKEPSKWTENSFLRRLHESLTNRARELGFQTEDFFFRDNRITPGRMRDILVARGIKGIVVVDGPTRVDSIELDLAPFATVTIGYGIGLPLHRVCQHQYQEIFRLLRRLRELGYKRPGLVMDAETDRRTQYHYSAAFEVARGKEHNSNIPQLLDEEITRQAFQRWVKKYKPDIVIIQGSPSAPDYMAWLAQLGLNVPEDMGIAALDIDTYAATGCSGIVQDYEHVASAAVELVASEIRIGEKGVPKIPKVLLIEGQWRDGGTTRMQAQPATVKGSRKQS; translated from the coding sequence GTGAGCAACACGCCCCGTCCTCCCACTCTCAAGCAAATCGGCCAGAAGGTCGGACTCACCTCGGCGGCGGTTTCGCTCGCCATGCGCGGCGACCCGAGCATTCCCGCCGACACGCGTGAACGCGTGTTGAAAGCGGCGACGGATCTCGGCTACACGCCCGACCCCGAACTGGGGCGGCTCATGTCATACCTGCGCAAGCACCGCGAGGCGCGCGTCTCAACCGGGCTCGGGTTGATCAGCCTGTATAAGGAACCGTCCAAATGGACGGAAAACAGTTTTCTTCGCCGCCTCCACGAAAGCCTGACCAATCGCGCCCGCGAGCTTGGTTTCCAAACGGAGGATTTTTTCTTTCGCGACAACCGGATCACACCGGGGCGCATGCGCGACATTCTCGTCGCACGCGGCATCAAGGGCATCGTCGTCGTGGACGGTCCCACGCGTGTCGATTCGATCGAACTGGATCTCGCGCCCTTCGCCACGGTGACCATTGGCTATGGCATCGGTCTTCCGTTGCATCGAGTCTGCCAGCATCAATATCAGGAGATTTTCCGGTTGCTGCGCCGCTTGCGCGAGCTCGGCTACAAACGCCCCGGTCTTGTGATGGATGCGGAAACCGACCGTCGCACACAATACCACTACTCGGCGGCATTCGAAGTGGCCCGGGGCAAGGAGCACAATTCAAACATCCCCCAGTTGCTGGATGAGGAAATCACGCGACAGGCTTTCCAGCGATGGGTGAAAAAATACAAACCCGACATCGTGATCATCCAGGGCAGCCCGTCGGCCCCGGACTACATGGCATGGCTTGCGCAACTCGGCTTGAATGTGCCCGAGGACATGGGCATCGCCGCGCTCGACATCGACACGTATGCCGCGACGGGGTGCTCGGGAATCGTCCAGGATTACGAGCACGTGGCGTCCGCGGCGGTGGAATTGGTGGCGTCCGAAATTCGCATCGGCGAGAAAGGCGTCCCTAAAATCCCCAAGGTGCTCCTTATCGAAGGGCAATGGCGCGATGGCGGGACCACGCGCATGCAGGCGCAACCCGCCACAGTCAAGGGTTCGCGGAAGCAATCCTGA
- a CDS encoding enolase C-terminal domain-like protein, with translation MSKRTMRIIGASLYFIPVKTRVPFQFGVETLTEVICARAMLRVRADDGREICGWGETPLNVQWVWPGKISYQERCDALQAFCMQLARRYAIFEHAGHPLEIGHAFTENVLPEMLRAFNAPRKTELHMPWLAALVCSSPFDIALYDAYGKLVDRPVFETLGAEFLGADLSAFLEPADDCKNTISFTGKFPSDYLAPLPRPDKLPVWHVLGESDAIDDSELTGREPKDEYPVTLRDWIVRDGLRCVKIKLRGNNAAWDYQRLVSVGSLCRSLGVRWLCFDFNCTAESVAYVTGMLDRLLRDEPEIYGMLLYVEQPFPYELEQHPLDVHAVSARKPLFMDESAHDWHVIRRGRELGWSCVALKTCKTLTGALLSLCWARAHGMMLMVQDLTNPMLAIIPHVALAAHAGTLMGVECNSMQFYPDASRPEAAVHPGLHRRRDGCVDLSSLTEAGFSYKLEKIARQLPAPAVEAP, from the coding sequence ATGAGCAAGCGCACCATGCGCATCATCGGCGCATCCTTATATTTTATCCCGGTCAAGACACGCGTGCCGTTCCAGTTCGGTGTTGAAACGCTCACCGAAGTGATTTGCGCCCGCGCAATGCTGCGCGTTCGCGCCGACGACGGACGTGAAATCTGCGGATGGGGCGAAACACCGCTCAATGTGCAATGGGTCTGGCCGGGCAAAATCTCCTACCAGGAACGCTGCGATGCGCTGCAGGCGTTCTGCATGCAACTCGCAAGGCGTTATGCCATTTTCGAGCACGCCGGCCACCCGCTCGAAATCGGCCATGCGTTCACGGAAAACGTGCTGCCTGAAATGCTGCGCGCGTTCAACGCCCCGAGAAAAACCGAGCTGCACATGCCCTGGCTCGCCGCGCTCGTTTGCAGTTCGCCCTTCGACATCGCGCTCTACGACGCGTATGGGAAACTCGTGGACCGGCCCGTGTTTGAAACATTGGGCGCGGAATTCCTGGGCGCCGATTTGTCGGCATTCCTTGAACCGGCGGACGATTGCAAAAACACCATTTCCTTCACCGGCAAATTCCCGTCCGACTACCTCGCCCCGTTGCCGCGTCCCGACAAGCTCCCCGTCTGGCATGTGCTCGGCGAGAGCGACGCAATTGACGATTCCGAACTCACGGGACGCGAACCGAAGGACGAGTATCCGGTAACCCTGCGCGACTGGATTGTGCGCGACGGCCTGCGCTGCGTAAAAATCAAACTTCGCGGCAACAACGCAGCGTGGGATTATCAACGCCTTGTCAGCGTCGGGAGCCTCTGCCGCTCGCTCGGCGTGCGGTGGCTTTGCTTTGACTTCAACTGCACCGCGGAATCCGTCGCCTACGTCACCGGCATGCTCGACCGCCTCCTGCGCGACGAGCCGGAAATCTACGGGATGTTGCTCTATGTCGAGCAACCCTTCCCCTACGAACTCGAGCAACACCCGCTGGACGTCCATGCCGTTTCCGCGCGCAAACCGCTTTTCATGGATGAAAGCGCGCACGACTGGCACGTCATCCGCCGCGGCCGCGAGCTCGGCTGGAGCTGCGTCGCGCTCAAGACCTGCAAGACGCTCACCGGCGCGCTGCTCTCGCTCTGCTGGGCCAGGGCGCACGGCATGATGCTGATGGTGCAGGATCTCACCAATCCCATGCTCGCCATCATCCCGCATGTCGCGCTCGCCGCTCACGCCGGCACGCTCATGGGCGTCGAATGCAACTCCATGCAATTTTATCCGGACGCCTCGCGCCCCGAGGCCGCGGTGCATCCGGGGCTCCACCGCCGCCGCGACGGCTGCGTCGATCTCTCGTCACTCACCGAGGCGGGCTTTTCCTATAAACTTGAAAAAATCGCGCGCCAGCTTCCCGCGCCCGCCGTCGAGGCGCCTTGA
- a CDS encoding Gfo/Idh/MocA family protein, with protein sequence MKSNIRMGLFGCNMYRTRDLLEAAKAAAPGVVEVTACFDIDPARAEHAAKTYGGRVFKDEESFLACADVDVVLISLPAYLHAGAFARTARAGKDIYLEKPLCVNADGRSVIFDAMKNYTGRCYVGLSYRHVAPFKKVAEILRRPEAGRIIGAHHHWLAPASKTPVKPEHIGWRQRFDQSGGQLIHHCCHLLDWFWWIGGPMSSVTAASYTPPNVQFPHEERELTASFLYKNGGMAVFNLSQDSHQYVQYGTVHAENLGIQYQWGKDTFVRVYKTRARAADETYEWSLSNEPGDGGELDRNSSQMKDFIDAYLAGKPMPINIEDGIRVYDYGCAARESHESGCRMNIEAAGSKDYTPKRSIQP encoded by the coding sequence ATGAAATCCAATATTCGGATGGGCTTGTTTGGGTGCAATATGTATCGCACCCGCGATCTGCTTGAGGCAGCCAAGGCCGCCGCGCCGGGTGTTGTTGAAGTGACGGCCTGCTTTGATATCGATCCCGCGCGCGCAGAGCACGCCGCCAAAACCTACGGCGGCCGGGTTTTTAAGGATGAGGAAAGTTTTCTCGCGTGCGCCGATGTCGATGTCGTCCTCATCAGCCTGCCCGCGTATCTGCACGCCGGGGCCTTTGCCCGCACAGCGCGGGCCGGAAAGGATATTTATCTCGAAAAACCGCTTTGCGTAAACGCCGACGGACGCTCGGTGATTTTCGATGCGATGAAGAACTACACCGGGCGCTGTTATGTCGGCCTCTCATACCGTCATGTCGCGCCGTTTAAAAAAGTCGCGGAAATCCTGCGCCGCCCCGAGGCGGGCCGCATTATCGGGGCGCATCACCACTGGCTCGCGCCCGCAAGCAAGACTCCCGTCAAGCCCGAGCATATCGGATGGCGGCAGCGTTTCGACCAATCCGGCGGGCAGCTTATCCACCACTGCTGCCACTTGCTCGATTGGTTCTGGTGGATCGGCGGCCCGATGTCATCGGTGACCGCCGCGTCATACACGCCCCCCAACGTCCAGTTCCCGCACGAGGAGCGCGAGCTGACGGCGTCGTTTTTATATAAAAACGGAGGCATGGCCGTCTTTAATCTCTCGCAGGACAGCCACCAATACGTCCAATACGGCACCGTGCACGCCGAGAATCTCGGCATCCAGTATCAATGGGGAAAAGACACCTTTGTGCGTGTGTATAAAACCCGCGCGCGCGCCGCCGACGAGACGTATGAATGGTCGCTCAGCAACGAACCCGGCGACGGTGGCGAGCTGGATCGCAACAGCTCGCAAATGAAGGATTTTATCGACGCCTATCTCGCCGGAAAACCCATGCCCATCAACATCGAGGACGGCATCCGTGTCTATGATTACGGCTGCGCCGCGCGGGAAAGCCACGAATCCGGATGCCGCATGAACATCGAGGCCGCGGGCTCGAAAGATTACACCCCAAAACGTTCCATCCAACCATGA
- a CDS encoding SGNH/GDSL hydrolase family protein gives MTTIGPKETILFYGDSITDCGRDRGNVESLGSGYPGLIGVALACKMPSQGLRFINTGVSGDRIYDLEKRMEADLVAHAPSIVTFLIGINDTWRRFDSNIVSPAGDFQAAYKRILRAITNGRTMPAPRIVLMEPFVLPVPEDRRQWRADLDPRIHAVRELAVEFGADLIPLDGLFAAAATRAPAAYWLPDGVHPSAAGHALIADAWMANVRIASANP, from the coding sequence ATGACAACCATCGGCCCCAAGGAAACGATTTTGTTTTACGGCGACAGCATCACCGACTGCGGCCGGGATCGCGGCAATGTCGAGTCGCTCGGCTCCGGTTATCCGGGCCTCATCGGGGTCGCGCTTGCCTGCAAGATGCCGTCGCAAGGACTGCGCTTTATAAACACGGGCGTTTCGGGTGATCGCATTTATGATTTGGAAAAGCGCATGGAGGCGGACTTGGTCGCCCACGCGCCGAGCATCGTCACTTTTCTTATCGGCATCAACGACACGTGGCGGCGGTTTGACAGCAATATCGTTTCGCCAGCCGGGGATTTCCAGGCGGCATACAAACGCATTCTGCGGGCAATCACCAACGGTCGCACAATGCCCGCGCCGCGCATTGTGCTGATGGAGCCTTTTGTCCTGCCCGTGCCCGAGGATCGCCGCCAATGGCGCGCCGACCTGGACCCGCGCATTCATGCCGTGCGCGAACTGGCGGTTGAATTTGGGGCGGATTTGATTCCTCTGGACGGATTGTTTGCCGCGGCCGCAACACGCGCTCCGGCTGCATATTGGCTGCCGGATGGCGTGCATCCGAGCGCGGCGGGGCATGCGCTAATCGCCGATGCGTGGATGGCAAATGTCAGGATTGCTTCCGCGAACCCTTGA